One segment of Candidatus Hydrogenedentota bacterium DNA contains the following:
- a CDS encoding GNAT family N-acetyltransferase, whose protein sequence is MMVSLLPPLMMERSTLDNVPNVCLPTGYILRCYHDGDAPGLVRLYQSAGVGPETEELFNRNVLGDGVFSAERILMVVRQGRTVAAATAWVCPDLPGRACLLNMAVAPDYRGMRLGAALAVATLRHARREGFVVQTLQTEDWRESALRLYIGLGYRPVHTHESHPGRWLRVVEQIGSPQVLMRARVECLC, encoded by the coding sequence ATGATGGTTAGCCTGCTTCCTCCGTTGATGATGGAACGCTCCACATTGGACAACGTGCCCAATGTGTGCCTGCCCACGGGATATATCCTGCGATGTTACCATGACGGTGACGCGCCTGGACTGGTCAGACTGTACCAGTCCGCCGGTGTGGGGCCGGAAACGGAGGAATTGTTCAACCGGAATGTGCTCGGCGACGGCGTTTTCAGTGCGGAACGGATTCTGATGGTGGTCCGGCAGGGCCGAACGGTGGCCGCCGCCACCGCCTGGGTTTGTCCCGACCTTCCGGGAAGGGCTTGCCTGTTGAACATGGCCGTGGCGCCGGATTACCGGGGAATGCGCCTGGGAGCCGCCCTGGCCGTGGCCACGCTCCGGCATGCCCGGCGGGAGGGGTTTGTCGTTCAAACCCTTCAGACTGAAGACTGGCGCGAGTCCGCACTGCGCCTTTATATCGGACTGGGATACCGGCCCGTCCACACCCACGAAAGCCACCCCGGACGCTGGCTGCGCGTGGTCGAGCAGATAGGCTCCCCCCAGGTGCTGATGCGCGCCCGGGTCGAGTGCCTTTGCTGA